In Amycolatopsis jiangsuensis, the following proteins share a genomic window:
- a CDS encoding CapA family protein — MDLTVVGDVVVSGWPRRPGGRSDPGASAFGLLRGGDLTIGNLEVPLTGRGQRAEKLVAMRAPTSGAAELADLGFDLVSLAMNHALDYGAEGMRDTVRALDAAGVGHAGFGETRAEATRARVVSAGGESLAFFSFCCALPRGFDATADRAGIGAIRVRQSFEYDSGFLDETPGTPPFVHSSAHEPDVRAAEVLVREAKRRNDFVVVALHWGVPHCYLPAAQGPLAEYQQPLARRLIDAGVDLVIGHHPHCLHPVEFHRNGLILYSTGNFVFDWCDGWNAESMVPKHDAHPSAPYRPALVRGPWFESAVFRVGLGGAGPTLRLDPIELDPDSQPVIPRPDVAASILAQVAGTSRDLDPAIVVDDDGTVRRAATA, encoded by the coding sequence ATGGATCTGACTGTTGTGGGCGACGTCGTCGTCTCGGGGTGGCCGCGCCGTCCCGGCGGCCGCTCGGACCCCGGCGCTTCGGCGTTCGGACTCCTGCGCGGCGGCGACCTGACGATCGGCAACCTCGAAGTCCCGCTCACCGGACGGGGGCAGCGCGCGGAAAAGCTGGTCGCCATGCGGGCGCCGACGTCGGGTGCCGCGGAGCTGGCCGACCTCGGGTTCGACCTGGTGTCCCTGGCGATGAACCACGCGCTGGACTACGGCGCCGAGGGAATGCGCGACACCGTCCGCGCGCTGGACGCCGCGGGAGTCGGCCACGCCGGCTTCGGGGAGACGCGCGCCGAAGCGACGCGCGCCCGAGTCGTCTCGGCCGGCGGCGAAAGCCTCGCGTTCTTCAGCTTCTGCTGCGCACTACCGCGGGGCTTCGACGCGACCGCGGACCGCGCGGGCATCGGCGCAATCCGGGTGCGTCAGTCCTTCGAATACGACAGCGGCTTTCTGGACGAGACGCCGGGGACGCCGCCGTTCGTCCACTCCAGCGCCCACGAGCCGGACGTGCGGGCGGCCGAGGTTCTGGTCCGGGAGGCGAAGCGGCGCAACGACTTCGTCGTCGTGGCACTGCACTGGGGCGTCCCGCACTGCTACCTGCCCGCGGCGCAGGGGCCGCTGGCCGAGTACCAGCAGCCCTTGGCCAGGCGATTGATCGACGCGGGTGTCGACCTCGTCATCGGGCACCACCCGCACTGCCTGCACCCCGTGGAGTTCCACCGGAACGGGCTGATCCTCTACTCCACAGGCAACTTCGTCTTCGACTGGTGCGACGGCTGGAACGCCGAATCGATGGTGCCGAAGCACGACGCCCATCCGTCGGCCCCCTACCGCCCGGCGCTGGTGCGCGGCCCGTGGTTCGAGAGCGCCGTGTTCCGCGTCGGGCTGGGCGGCGCCGGCCCGACCCTGCGCCTCGACCCGATCGAACTCGACCCGGACAGCCAGCCGGTCATCCCCCGGCCGGACGTCGCCGCGTCGATCCTCGCGCAGGTCGCCGGGACGTCCAGGGACCTGGACCCGGCCATCGTCGTGGACGACGACGGCACCGTCCGGCGCGCTGCCACCGCCTGA
- a CDS encoding IclR family transcriptional regulator, with protein MGTAGDGGEPDKPNSSIRSMNSVLSTLRVFEEVAVRQPIGVSELARVTGIPKSSVQRCLVTLEQARWLRVVDREHARWGVTMKALVLGLRSAGEQDLREVATPVIKGLAGETGETVLLGLRDGDDYLIVAREDSSQLVRVFMEIGTRVPLGATSGGVAIFARLEPGEVDEVLRAEPREFEGAPLLAPDELRKEIARTAERGYAMNMSSWYRPHVASLGAAITNAAGRPVAAVTLSIPEMRYQSAQEEQLAKKVVAAADEISRLLSSP; from the coding sequence ATGGGCACAGCAGGTGACGGCGGCGAACCGGACAAGCCGAACAGCAGCATCCGGTCGATGAACAGCGTGCTGAGCACCCTCCGCGTCTTCGAGGAAGTCGCGGTGCGCCAGCCGATCGGCGTCTCGGAACTGGCCCGCGTGACGGGCATCCCCAAGAGTTCGGTTCAGCGCTGCCTGGTCACCCTCGAACAGGCCCGCTGGCTCCGGGTCGTGGACCGGGAGCACGCGCGGTGGGGCGTCACGATGAAGGCGCTCGTGCTGGGTCTGCGCAGCGCGGGCGAGCAGGATCTGCGTGAAGTGGCGACGCCGGTCATCAAGGGGCTGGCCGGCGAGACCGGCGAAACGGTGCTCCTCGGCCTGCGCGACGGCGATGACTACCTGATCGTCGCGCGCGAGGACAGCTCGCAGCTCGTCCGCGTGTTCATGGAGATCGGAACGCGGGTGCCGCTCGGAGCGACTTCGGGGGGCGTCGCGATCTTCGCCCGCCTCGAACCCGGCGAGGTCGACGAAGTCCTGCGGGCCGAGCCCCGGGAGTTCGAGGGCGCGCCGCTGCTCGCTCCCGACGAGCTGCGGAAGGAGATCGCCCGGACCGCCGAGCGTGGCTACGCCATGAACATGTCGTCGTGGTACCGCCCGCACGTCGCTTCCCTCGGCGCGGCGATCACCAACGCGGCCGGACGACCCGTCGCGGCGGTCACGTTGAGCATCCCGGAGATGCGATACCAGTCCGCGCAGGAGGAGCAGCTGGCGAAGAAGGTCGTCGCGGCCGCGGACGAGATCAGCCGCCTGCTCTCGTCCCCGTGA
- a CDS encoding alpha/beta fold hydrolase: protein MAMNRVPDSRGVRRPDGTSIRYSISGPDEGPTVVLVHGWACDRTDFDALTGFLPDGYRVLAVDLAEHGESRSARDVWTIEEFARDVAAVLDAEEVTECAVAGHSLGGAVAVETGRLCPERVRHIMALDALHYLFLFGAMDDEQAQGLLRPLQDDFAGLVRAMVESGSPPGTDPALKDAHFAKMAAVRQPAGTRAFEGLVAWDMDEALAGVKQPITVFGVRELVTPEALDRLAGRVDVVLVDLGSHHFPVESPEGTAELIAGVVSARDARAVTGTRAGG, encoded by the coding sequence ATGGCGATGAACCGGGTGCCGGACAGCCGCGGAGTCCGCCGGCCGGACGGGACGTCCATCCGGTATTCGATCAGCGGACCGGACGAGGGACCCACGGTCGTGCTCGTCCACGGCTGGGCGTGCGACCGGACGGACTTCGACGCGCTGACAGGGTTTCTGCCGGACGGATACCGGGTGCTCGCGGTCGACCTCGCCGAGCACGGCGAATCGCGTTCGGCGCGCGACGTCTGGACGATCGAGGAGTTCGCGCGCGACGTCGCCGCGGTCCTCGACGCCGAGGAGGTGACCGAGTGCGCCGTCGCCGGGCATTCACTCGGCGGGGCGGTGGCGGTCGAGACCGGTCGGCTGTGTCCCGAGCGAGTCCGGCACATCATGGCGCTCGACGCCCTGCACTACCTCTTCCTCTTCGGCGCCATGGACGACGAGCAAGCCCAAGGATTACTGCGGCCGCTGCAGGACGACTTCGCCGGGCTGGTCCGCGCCATGGTCGAGTCCGGCTCGCCCCCGGGGACTGACCCGGCGCTCAAGGACGCGCACTTCGCCAAGATGGCCGCGGTGCGGCAGCCGGCGGGGACGCGGGCGTTCGAGGGTCTCGTCGCCTGGGACATGGACGAGGCGCTCGCCGGCGTGAAGCAACCGATCACCGTGTTCGGCGTGCGCGAACTGGTCACCCCCGAAGCCCTCGACCGCCTGGCGGGCCGGGTCGACGTGGTGCTCGTCGACCTCGGCAGTCACCACTTCCCGGTGGAGTCACCGGAGGGGACGGCCGAGCTCATCGCCGGCGTCGTGAGCGCTCGAGACGCCCGTGCCGTCACGGGGACGAGAGCAGGCGGCTGA
- a CDS encoding NB-ARC domain-containing protein, whose translation MLRSAPRHFVDRVDECRELVERSRQRPGVFVLQGIGGVGKTAVMLRCARELRPSFDCVLDVSMSASAQAKTVEQVLDVFLLQLEAKLIPPTLDGKIAIFRAETSRRKVLVVLDDVDSAESILELLPESPESVVLATSRLRAEAFEFYGFTTMRLGVLSERHGMELLSHGLDEAVVETDERALAGIARLSGYLPLALTIAGAHLRIRRHERPAVLLRRLESECDLLAQFTVDGDRELEFVYDASYRALAPLEQQLYRRLGVHPGLQFPTWVVPVLLEEADRSFAADTLLALHRWTLVVESGERHEMHSLIHLHARGVANEHEHPADVQEVRRRLAEAYLDYAVARALALSGRRQFGPRFDGRVVPAYEPDDDGHRRAIADLESEAANLRQVVEMASEAGFADLTWQLAEALTNFLFQRSRYADAIAVQTLGLAAAHEVYERTGETRPLIAMHTELGKAYFAAYTHEKAAEQFAEAATRIAGLGDDPDALTMLAKTFVWQGLVHNRMEQYEAAIECFVRSAELVEHPGFPDRLRSREERLLDMNGAPVLAKLGRLTEAVAAGERAVAHFASDTDRHNHAKSLANLGEVLTAAADSRAEAVLRSALALEQKLELVDFEAHTAAILGRLLPPEEGTRLIEHAAGLYEQLADQRAQALRAEIEDTR comes from the coding sequence GTGCTGAGGTCCGCGCCGCGGCATTTCGTCGATCGGGTCGACGAGTGCCGTGAGCTGGTCGAGCGGTCCCGCCAGCGGCCGGGGGTTTTCGTCCTGCAAGGGATCGGCGGGGTCGGGAAGACCGCGGTCATGCTCCGCTGCGCGCGGGAGCTGCGGCCCTCATTCGATTGTGTGCTGGACGTCTCGATGAGCGCTTCGGCGCAGGCGAAGACGGTCGAGCAGGTCCTCGACGTGTTCCTGCTCCAGCTCGAGGCGAAGCTGATCCCGCCGACGCTGGACGGCAAGATCGCCATCTTCCGGGCGGAGACCTCGCGGCGGAAGGTACTGGTCGTGCTGGACGACGTCGATTCGGCGGAATCGATCCTGGAGCTGCTGCCGGAATCTCCGGAGAGCGTGGTGCTGGCGACGAGCCGGCTGCGCGCGGAAGCGTTCGAGTTCTACGGTTTCACCACCATGCGGCTGGGAGTGCTGTCCGAGCGGCACGGGATGGAGCTGCTGAGCCACGGCCTGGACGAGGCGGTCGTCGAGACGGACGAGCGGGCGCTGGCCGGGATCGCGCGGCTGTCCGGGTATCTGCCGCTCGCTTTGACGATCGCGGGTGCGCATCTTCGGATTCGCCGACATGAGCGGCCGGCGGTTCTGCTGCGCCGGCTGGAATCCGAGTGCGATCTGCTCGCGCAGTTCACAGTGGACGGGGACCGGGAGCTGGAGTTCGTCTACGACGCGTCCTACCGCGCGCTCGCTCCGCTCGAACAGCAGCTGTACCGGCGGCTGGGGGTGCACCCGGGCCTGCAGTTCCCCACCTGGGTCGTTCCCGTGCTGCTGGAGGAGGCGGATCGGTCCTTCGCGGCGGACACCCTGCTCGCGCTGCACCGGTGGACGCTGGTGGTCGAATCGGGCGAGCGGCACGAGATGCATTCGCTCATCCACCTGCATGCGCGAGGTGTGGCGAACGAGCACGAGCATCCCGCCGACGTCCAGGAGGTCCGCCGGCGCCTCGCGGAGGCGTATCTGGACTACGCGGTCGCCCGCGCGCTGGCGTTGTCCGGCCGGCGCCAGTTCGGACCCCGGTTCGACGGCCGGGTGGTTCCCGCCTACGAGCCGGACGACGACGGGCATCGGCGTGCGATCGCCGATCTCGAGTCAGAGGCGGCGAATCTGCGCCAGGTGGTGGAGATGGCGTCGGAAGCGGGGTTCGCGGACCTGACGTGGCAGCTGGCGGAGGCGCTCACGAATTTCCTCTTCCAGCGCAGCCGGTACGCGGACGCGATCGCGGTGCAGACCCTGGGCCTGGCGGCGGCGCACGAGGTGTACGAGAGAACGGGCGAGACGCGTCCGCTGATCGCCATGCACACAGAGCTGGGCAAAGCGTATTTCGCGGCATACACGCACGAGAAAGCGGCCGAGCAGTTCGCTGAGGCCGCAACGCGGATCGCCGGGCTCGGTGATGATCCCGACGCGCTGACGATGCTGGCGAAGACCTTCGTGTGGCAGGGCTTGGTGCACAACCGGATGGAGCAGTACGAAGCAGCGATCGAGTGTTTCGTCCGGTCGGCCGAACTGGTGGAGCATCCGGGATTTCCGGACCGGCTGCGGTCTCGTGAGGAGCGGCTGCTCGACATGAACGGCGCACCGGTCCTGGCCAAACTGGGCCGGCTGACCGAGGCCGTCGCGGCGGGCGAACGCGCGGTGGCGCACTTCGCATCCGACACTGACCGCCACAATCACGCGAAGTCGCTCGCGAATCTGGGCGAGGTACTGACCGCGGCCGCGGATTCCCGCGCCGAGGCGGTGCTGCGTTCCGCGCTGGCTCTGGAACAGAAGCTGGAACTGGTCGATTTCGAAGCGCATACCGCCGCGATTCTCGGCAGGCTGCTCCCGCCGGAAGAAGGCACCCGGCTGATCGAGCACGCGGCCGGGTTGTACGAGCAGCTGGCTGACCAGCGAGCACAGGCGTTACGAGCCGAGATCGAGGACACGCGGTGA
- a CDS encoding glycosyltransferase family 4 protein, with the protein MTATPTVAVAVHDGFYGCGTGAGYANFGTLRTLTDLLPASVRLAVLPLRLDRSSPEHHPAWHARTRRLLRNATILPVDNGTGGQNRWGRLGNFRHLVRMTADRLHALGRSADPLLIIAFDAPFLGLGSALSPGLVPHLVLAPRSSAAIHAPHDLERRGWERDGLLAAVAGGARIATISPFMADHLHRDYGVPSEAMVSLRDGLTEDDWSGHGISAVPNLPPFVFSMGRAEPYKGFEDLLDAWELLERDGVSLPLLVLAATSESPEPTPYQNVLRDRAERLASPVRMLTRFTPDVAHLLRHPRVRAVVVPSHAEPFGRIPMEAFAAGAAPVISTTSQGLRDQIRDGDTGFLCAPKSPPSLANALLRALHLSADQRLSMRTRARQAALRDYDHPAALRTFLTQTAPWLTHSGPDTRLR; encoded by the coding sequence ATGACCGCGACACCGACCGTCGCGGTCGCGGTGCACGACGGCTTCTACGGCTGCGGCACCGGTGCCGGCTACGCCAATTTCGGCACCCTCCGTACCCTCACCGACCTCCTCCCCGCCAGTGTGCGCCTGGCCGTGCTGCCGCTGCGGCTCGACCGCAGCAGCCCCGAACACCATCCCGCCTGGCATGCCCGGACTCGACGTCTCCTGCGGAACGCGACGATCCTGCCGGTCGACAACGGCACCGGCGGCCAGAACCGCTGGGGCCGTCTCGGCAACTTCCGGCACCTGGTGCGGATGACGGCCGATCGGCTGCACGCCCTGGGCCGGTCAGCGGATCCCCTGCTGATCATCGCGTTCGACGCCCCTTTCCTGGGCCTCGGTTCGGCCTTGTCCCCCGGCTTGGTGCCGCACCTGGTGCTCGCGCCGCGCTCGAGCGCCGCGATCCACGCACCGCACGACCTCGAACGCCGCGGCTGGGAACGGGACGGCCTGCTCGCGGCCGTCGCCGGAGGAGCGCGGATCGCGACGATCTCGCCGTTCATGGCCGACCACCTGCATCGTGACTACGGCGTTCCGTCCGAGGCGATGGTGTCCCTGCGCGACGGCCTGACCGAGGACGACTGGAGCGGCCACGGCATCTCAGCCGTCCCGAATCTCCCGCCGTTCGTGTTCTCGATGGGACGCGCGGAACCGTACAAAGGATTCGAAGACCTGCTCGACGCGTGGGAACTCCTCGAGCGCGACGGCGTATCGCTCCCCCTTCTGGTGCTGGCCGCCACGAGCGAAAGCCCCGAGCCCACGCCATATCAGAACGTCCTGCGCGACCGGGCCGAACGTCTCGCGTCGCCGGTCCGGATGCTGACCCGGTTCACACCGGACGTCGCGCACCTGCTCCGCCACCCCCGTGTGCGGGCGGTCGTCGTGCCCTCGCACGCCGAGCCCTTCGGCCGGATCCCGATGGAAGCGTTCGCAGCCGGCGCCGCGCCCGTGATCAGCACCACCAGCCAAGGCCTACGCGACCAGATCCGCGACGGCGACACGGGATTCCTGTGCGCGCCGAAGTCGCCGCCGTCGCTGGCGAACGCCCTCCTCCGCGCCCTCCACCTGAGCGCTGACCAGCGCTTGTCCATGAGAACCCGGGCCCGACAGGCTGCACTGCGCGACTACGACCACCCGGCCGCCCTCCGTACCTTCCTGACGCAGACGGCACCATGGCTGACACACAGCGGCCCGGACACTCGGCTACGGTGA
- a CDS encoding pentapeptide repeat-containing protein, whose protein sequence is MQVRKWRGAGIAAATVVALGAVVWFFGVPVPEWAVGPPEGVSRVEWLTAVNSARSAFLTSLSIAAALVTAGLGIRKYFQDRDKQRLEEDKHLISQFDTAWGRLASADPLVRANSVRTLFRLMSDSPRDRPSVLRSVCDLLRKQTEDRADDDRAEADVVAAVDLLRERSAPGAPDPLDLANVRLPHADLRGAPLRGALVGKAILSGANLADADLRESAMPHVVLRGATGCAARFDGATLDHADLRDTHLRGMSAEDASLAEADFRGADLSGAVLRGAVLRRARLSKAKLDRIDITGADLTGADLAEADLSTVAGLTAEQLAHAVGKPAALPPHLRK, encoded by the coding sequence ATGCAGGTGCGAAAATGGCGCGGGGCGGGCATCGCGGCGGCCACCGTCGTCGCGTTGGGAGCGGTCGTCTGGTTCTTCGGGGTGCCGGTGCCCGAATGGGCGGTCGGCCCGCCAGAAGGCGTCTCCCGCGTGGAGTGGCTGACGGCGGTCAACAGCGCACGCTCGGCATTCCTCACCAGTCTGAGCATCGCGGCCGCACTCGTGACCGCCGGGCTCGGAATCCGCAAGTACTTCCAGGATCGCGACAAGCAACGACTGGAGGAGGACAAGCACCTGATCAGCCAGTTCGACACGGCGTGGGGCCGGCTGGCGTCGGCCGACCCGCTCGTGCGGGCGAACTCGGTGCGCACGCTGTTCCGGTTGATGTCCGATTCTCCCCGGGATCGGCCCTCGGTCCTGCGGTCGGTCTGCGATCTGCTGCGCAAGCAGACCGAGGACCGCGCGGACGACGACCGGGCCGAGGCGGATGTCGTCGCCGCGGTGGACCTGCTGCGCGAGCGGTCGGCACCGGGCGCGCCGGATCCGCTCGACCTGGCGAACGTCCGCCTCCCGCACGCTGATCTGCGCGGCGCACCGCTTCGCGGAGCGCTTGTCGGCAAAGCGATCCTGTCCGGAGCGAATCTGGCCGACGCCGATCTCCGCGAATCCGCGATGCCCCACGTCGTGTTGCGCGGTGCCACGGGCTGTGCAGCACGTTTCGACGGAGCCACCCTCGATCACGCGGATCTCCGTGACACACATCTGCGCGGCATGTCGGCCGAGGACGCCTCGCTCGCCGAGGCCGACTTCCGCGGCGCCGACCTGTCCGGAGCCGTTCTGCGCGGGGCAGTCCTGCGGCGGGCTCGGCTGTCCAAGGCGAAGCTCGACCGGATCGACATCACGGGCGCGGACCTCACCGGCGCGGATCTCGCCGAGGCCGACCTCAGCACCGTCGCCGGGCTCACCGCCGAACAGCTGGCCCACGCGGTCGGCAAGCCCGCCGCCCTGCCTCCGCACCTGCGAAAATGA
- a CDS encoding IS701 family transposase, with protein sequence MKPEELEQVRPRLAAFAATMLGGLARADQRAKGELYLRGLMLDGKRKSMQPMAERLGVDHQQLQQFVTSSTWDFVDVRRRIACWAEEFITPEAYVIDDTGFPKDGVDSPGVARMYCGALGKTGNCQVGVSVHAVTDWASAAIDWRLFLPQSWDEDTTADPAVTAEIRRRRSRSKIPDDLRHREKWRLALDMLDEITGNDDAGGWGLPDRPVVADAGYGDATEFRLGLTERGLSYVLAVKATTTAFPADALPQTLPYTPGVGRRPVPRYRDQPVNLKTLVMAAGRKAGKMVTWRHGSRKSPGNPTAALRSRFLALRVRPANRDIPKAEDGSLPECWLLAEWPPGEPAPTDYWLSTLPSDTRLRELVRLAKIRWRIEHDYRELKDGLGLDHFEGRSFLGWHRHVTLAALAQAFCTQLRYDPKAPAPA encoded by the coding sequence GTGAAACCGGAGGAGTTAGAGCAGGTCCGTCCGCGGCTGGCGGCGTTCGCCGCGACGATGCTGGGCGGGTTGGCCCGGGCGGATCAACGAGCGAAGGGGGAGCTGTATCTGCGTGGGCTGATGTTGGACGGCAAGCGGAAGTCGATGCAGCCGATGGCCGAGCGGCTCGGGGTGGATCACCAGCAGCTTCAGCAGTTCGTCACCTCCTCCACCTGGGACTTTGTCGATGTCCGGCGGCGGATCGCCTGCTGGGCCGAGGAATTCATCACGCCTGAGGCCTACGTCATCGACGACACCGGATTCCCGAAAGACGGCGTCGATTCTCCCGGCGTCGCGCGCATGTATTGCGGCGCGTTGGGCAAGACCGGGAACTGCCAGGTCGGGGTCAGCGTGCACGCGGTGACCGACTGGGCGTCCGCCGCGATCGACTGGCGACTCTTCCTGCCGCAGTCCTGGGACGAGGACACCACCGCCGATCCTGCTGTGACTGCCGAAATCCGGCGACGTCGCAGCAGGTCCAAGATTCCCGACGACCTGCGGCATCGGGAGAAGTGGCGTCTGGCGTTGGACATGCTTGACGAAATCACGGGCAACGACGATGCCGGCGGCTGGGGTCTGCCCGATCGACCCGTGGTCGCCGACGCCGGCTACGGGGATGCGACCGAGTTCCGGCTAGGACTGACCGAACGGGGCCTGTCCTACGTTCTGGCGGTGAAAGCGACCACCACCGCCTTTCCCGCGGACGCCCTCCCGCAGACCCTGCCGTACACGCCCGGTGTCGGGCGACGGCCGGTGCCGCGTTACCGCGATCAGCCCGTCAACCTGAAAACCCTGGTCATGGCCGCCGGGCGGAAAGCCGGGAAGATGGTGACCTGGCGGCACGGCTCCCGAAAGTCTCCCGGTAATCCCACCGCTGCCCTGCGATCGAGGTTCCTGGCACTGCGCGTGCGCCCCGCCAACCGGGACATCCCCAAGGCCGAGGATGGCAGCCTGCCCGAATGCTGGCTGCTGGCCGAATGGCCGCCCGGGGAACCCGCACCCACCGACTACTGGCTCTCCACCCTGCCCTCCGACACGCGTCTGCGGGAATTGGTGCGGCTGGCGAAGATCCGCTGGCGCATCGAGCACGACTACCGTGAGCTCAAAGACGGCCTGGGTCTTGATCATTTCGAAGGCCGCAGTTTCCTGGGCTGGCATCGTCACGTCACCCTCGCCGCTCTCGCCCAAGCGTTCTGCACCCAGCTGCGCTACGACCCAAAAGCCCCTGCGCCGGCCTGA
- a CDS encoding transposase: MAAPKKYSDELRARAVRLYRESDPKPVIRKLAEQLGVHHEALRNWIRQDEADCGERADRPTSEMVEENKQLRKRVADLERVNAVLRDASAYFASEIGPTRR, encoded by the coding sequence GTGGCGGCACCGAAGAAGTACTCCGACGAGTTGCGGGCCCGGGCGGTCCGGCTGTACCGGGAGTCTGACCCGAAGCCGGTGATCCGGAAGCTGGCCGAGCAGCTCGGCGTGCATCACGAGGCGTTGCGGAACTGGATTCGCCAGGACGAGGCCGATTGTGGTGAGCGAGCCGACCGGCCGACCAGTGAGATGGTCGAGGAGAACAAGCAGCTGCGCAAGCGGGTCGCGGACCTGGAGCGGGTCAACGCCGTGCTGCGTGATGCGAGCGCGTATTTCGCCTCCGAGATCGGCCCGACCCGGAGGTGA